The Setaria viridis chromosome 2, Setaria_viridis_v4.0, whole genome shotgun sequence DNA window GCGATATGACAGTAGCTTTCATCAATACTTGACTTATGCATTAGTATATAGTTCCGAGCAAAACTTAAACCATCATATATaaaattcttttaaaaatattacaTGTAAAAGTCATATTAATCATGTTAACAATTAGTGTGGATAAAGAAAAATCCACAATGTAAGAAGCCAATGCACCGAGCCACCAACCAAACTAATTATCTACAACTAAAGCACTACGTGATTATAACTGAAGACACACACTACTATGAAAAACgctattagtaccggttggaaacctcttttagtaccggttttgcaaccggtactagtAGTTCGGTATTAAAGGGAGCCTTTAGTATCGTttaaataaccggtactaaaggtattaaaaagattaaaaaattgaAATCCCTGCCCGGACCCCCCCTCCACCCTCCCGCCACCGCGCCCGTCCCACTgcccctccgcccgcccgctgcCTGAGCCCTCACCCGGCCCCAccatcctccgcctccaccctaCCGCCCCTctgcccgctcgccgcccccgccacccGCCTACCACCATCCGCGCCCCGCCTCTGACAGCTCTTGCCCACCCGCCCGCTGCCActcccgccacctccgcctggCCTCTCCACCGGCTCCTACCCGCCCACCCACCATCACCGCCGCTGCGAGCTCGAGAGGCAAAGGAGATCGAGAAAGAGAAGAGACGGATGGGAGGAGATCGAGTGGGAGGATAACAAGACGAGTCTGTGTGAGAGAGGGGGGAGGATAAGAAGATGAGTCTGTGTGTGTGAGAGAATGGGGCACCGGCGGATAGGAGCTTTAGTGCCGGGTGgtagctccacccggtactaaagggccctCCGCCGGCTCCCACCCGCCCaccctcgtcgccgccaccgcgagCTCGAGAGGTAGAGgagatcgagagagagagagagagagagagaagagacgGACAAGAGGAGATTGAGTGGGAGGATAAGAAGACGAGTCTATGTGTGAGAGAGAATGGGGCGTCGGCGGATGGGAGCTTATAGTACGGGGTGGtagctccacctggtactaaaggtaacCCTTTAGCACCGGGTGGAGCTaagcctttagtaccaggtgggagctccacccggtactaaaggggtcacgggGGCTCATCGGGGATAATCCGTtaggctcggtactaatgctcacaatagtaccgggtcaaaatgtAACTAGTACTGAGTCTCGGGACAAAAGGTCATTTCTCCGGTAgtgacactactagaaaaatgagctCTCGTCCTGAGGCTTTGTACCGGTTCAATTTGGACCCGGTTCTAAAggtaacattagtaccggatccaaatttgaGATCCCCTGGAGGctctctagtaccggttggagcccccatccggtactagagggtctcCACCGCACACACTTAGTTTTTCACGCGATTCCACGCACGCGCCGGCCCATTCCGCACACACTTATCTCCACGCACACCGCTCCACTCCCTCATCCTCATCTCCTGctatcttctctctctccgtctagcttcctctctcccttcctcttcctccttgtgCCTCACCTCACCGGCCGGCCCTCCCCTctgcctccccttcctccccccctccgctcgccctaaccggcggtgaggagcggcagcgacAGCCATCGGGGCGCAGCGGCGAAGTGACGGCGGGACGGAGCCGCAACGGCGGAGGcggatgggaggaggaggaggtggaggggccttgcggcgagcggtggaggaggagggggccggtggcgggcggaggaggcggaggaggggaggagaaggaggaggaggcggagggagccggcggcggcggggccggagccggcgggggattttctttcttttttttaattttttaacaccatccaaccggtactagaggactcccctctagtaccgattggttagtaccggttgcacaactggtactagagggggttccaaccggtactggagctatttttctagtagtgtgagATGACGGCGTACACCATACGCCACCAGGTGGAgccatttttctagtagtgtgagACGACGGTGTACACACATACGCCAGGTCAGTACCCGGGAGCTGTCAGCAAACAAATCGCCGGGAAAACTTCAACAACCCACGGTGCAATCGGCAGGGGAAACACCGATGTGTCGTCGCCAGACGTTGTCTCTTGCCTTGTCGCTGCAGTCTCTCATCCAGTGATGATCCCAATGCAAGCTTCACCTCGCTTTTATCAGCTGGATGGTGGAGAAATAAACACTCCATTTGTCCGGCGCTACCGACCCAGAGACCTGTTCCATCTTGTCCCGTGTTACCTAGTCAAGGCTAGCTAGCTCGATCTAGTGCCCTCCGCTGTGTATAAATAGACCCTTGCCATCGCcaagccgcagcagcagcagcagcagcaagagcagCCGGAGCACCAGACTGGTCGGAAGCTCAGCTAGCTCGCCAGGGAAGAGGCAATTTAATGGCGGCTCCCCGGCAAGCTCTGCTcctggccgtcgtcgtcgccgccgcgtgccTCGCGTCGCTGGCCTCCGCCACGGACTGGATGGTCGGGGACAAAGACGGCTGGAGGGCCAAGTTCAACACGACCGGCTGGGCCGACGGCAAGACGTTCACGGTCGGCGACACCCTCAGTAAGAGCACGGCGCGCTCAGTTATCTCCTCTCAGAAATCGTTGCATAGTAGCTGATTGGCGGCTCTACCTGTCCTCCCTCTCGCAGTGTTCATGTACCCCCAGGGGAAGCACACGGTGGTCCAGCTCAGCAACAAGGACGACTTCGTGGCGTGCAACCTGAACGCCAACCCGATCGCGACGTGGAAATCCGGCAACGACGTCGTCACCCTCGACAAGCCCGGGAAGGTGTGGTTCTTCTGCAGCGTTCCCGGCCACTGCGACAACGGCATGAAGCTCGTCATCAACGTCGAGGACGGCGCCCCgatcccggcgccgccgggcccgTCGTCGTCCGCCCCCGCCACGGGATAcacggtcgccgccgcggtcgccgtggccgccggcgccgtggtcGCGTCCGTGCTCGCGTTCtaggggccgccgccgcgcgcgctggGGAAGACGTGTACGTGGACGTACGCGTGGCGGGATCGCCATTACTTTGACTTCATTTTGTGCGTGGTGTGTGGTCGgatcaaatttttttttccttgttcgGCGAATTGTTACTGtggtttggactttggattTTACTCCGTACTCGTGTTTGAACTAGGTAGCAAGAGTTTAGCGCTTTGTATGACAGGGCCTGCCTAGTCGTGTGCTTCAGGTGATCTGAGTTTATCGCCGGCATTAATAAGTTCATTCTAATAAAGTTTATCTCTACATAGTATTTCATTGACCGCAGATGTAAAAAGCGGAGAATTTTTTTCAATTAAAGAATGAAAATATTGGTATATGGGTCCTCTATATTTCAGACAGACGACGCCTCAGGCCTCAGGCAGAATGCACTTCGGGCCGGGCTCAGGGCAGCCGAGTTTGTTTTGGGCCTACAATCCCGTCCAATAACTTGACGGGCCTATCTTTCGGGCCACGGGCGGATCGGGCCTAGCTAGAACTCTTTAGGTTTTTATAGGTTGGGTTTGGCCGCTCCAGACTCCGCCGCCTCTCCGGCCCCCATCTGTCCTCCTCCGCACCGcaggcgacgacggcgagccgTGCCTCCGTCTCCAGCCCTTCCCCTGCGGCCCCATCGAGTTGCCACCCGCCACCGGCAACTTCACCCGCGGCGAGCTAGCCACAGCTCTCTGGAAGGTACCAATCTGAACTAATCTTCTTCCTGTGCTTCTGGATTTGCCCGCAAAAGGATCGAGCTTTTGGAGTGGATTCGGGTTCTAGGATTTGGTTCGGGGGTGGACTAGGGTTACGCGTATTCAGGTGTAAGGCGATTTTGGTGTTCCAGAGTTCGATTGGACGGAGATTGTCGCGTGGTGTTCAGTTGGGTGATTTCAGAGGTAGGTTTAATTGGGCGAAGGGGGGCTGATTTCACTAAGCCAGGGGCATAGGTGGTGGTGGTTGATGAATTATCGCTAACTGAAACTGGGGGTTATGTCTGCAAGCGTA harbors:
- the LOC117843968 gene encoding basic blue protein, which gives rise to MAAPRQALLLAVVVAAACLASLASATDWMVGDKDGWRAKFNTTGWADGKTFTVGDTLMFMYPQGKHTVVQLSNKDDFVACNLNANPIATWKSGNDVVTLDKPGKVWFFCSVPGHCDNGMKLVINVEDGAPIPAPPGPSSSAPATGYTVAAAVAVAAGAVVASVLAF